A genomic window from Trueperella bialowiezensis includes:
- a CDS encoding single stranded DNA-binding domain-containing protein, whose product MREKSVLTGAVRAITYPGVGTPARLHIRLQTARGIISLIFLSRETIECIDIGSQLTVTGTLTTHRAIPTMFNPSYVVEDSHEQQQ is encoded by the coding sequence ATGCGTGAAAAGTCGGTGCTCACTGGAGCGGTTCGTGCTATCACCTATCCAGGCGTGGGCACTCCGGCACGGCTACATATCAGGTTACAAACAGCACGTGGAATTATCAGCCTGATCTTCCTATCCCGGGAAACGATCGAATGTATCGATATTGGTTCGCAACTGACCGTGACCGGCACGTTGACCACGCACCGGGCAATACCAACAATGTTCAATCCGAGCTACGTCGTCGAGGACTCCCATGAGCAACAACAATGA
- a CDS encoding DUF4193 domain-containing protein — MATDYDAPRKQDEELKEDSLTQLKARSNDHQSSSVDEDEVEAAEGFELPGADLSNVELSVAVVPAQDDEFTCSQCFLVHHRSQLAYEEGGLPVCADCGS, encoded by the coding sequence ATGGCTACAGATTACGATGCGCCACGCAAGCAGGACGAAGAGCTGAAAGAAGACTCGCTCACCCAGCTCAAAGCGCGCAGCAATGACCATCAGTCGAGCTCTGTGGATGAAGACGAGGTTGAGGCCGCCGAGGGTTTTGAACTTCCGGGAGCCGACCTGTCCAATGTTGAACTGTCAGTCGCGGTCGTTCCCGCGCAAGATGACGAGTTCACGTGCTCACAGTGTTTCCTTGTTCATCACAGATCTCAGCTAGCCTACGAGGAGGGCGGCTTGCCCGTCTGCGCGGATTGCGGATCGTAG
- a CDS encoding DUF5998 family protein, whose translation MIDVRSEFDRALTSLVSPESPVLHDVYRAVGSQTIQTFYVRPETVFDADSVYDRIVAFVVTDSRLVLVYSDTNYEMDTRGEYVTTTQSIPLHTIKDHQIIRRRKFEGERVGELNSILIRLRWGTSYNYDVQPGACEDPTCTNDHGYIGVVTNEDFQIYLDRHTDEAYFKAGVAFIESLESILGRR comes from the coding sequence ATGATTGATGTGCGTTCGGAATTTGATAGGGCTTTAACCAGCCTTGTATCGCCTGAATCACCTGTACTTCACGACGTGTACCGTGCCGTTGGCTCGCAGACTATTCAAACGTTTTATGTCCGTCCCGAAACGGTGTTTGATGCGGATTCGGTCTACGACCGCATCGTGGCTTTCGTGGTTACCGATAGCCGTCTGGTGCTCGTGTATTCAGATACGAACTATGAAATGGACACCCGTGGCGAATACGTGACGACCACCCAGTCAATTCCGCTCCACACGATAAAAGACCACCAGATTATTCGCCGTCGCAAGTTCGAGGGTGAACGAGTGGGGGAGTTGAATTCGATCCTTATTCGTCTGCGGTGGGGCACGTCGTATAACTACGATGTCCAGCCGGGTGCGTGTGAGGATCCGACGTGCACGAACGACCACGGCTACATCGGGGTCGTGACGAACGAGGATTTCCAAATTTATCTCGATCGGCACACGGACGAAGCGTATTTCAAAGCCGGAGTGGCCTTCATTGAATCCCTTGAGTCCATTTTGGGGCGTCGGTGA
- a CDS encoding DUF3159 domain-containing protein, which yields MSNNNEQAPVGLRAIIEEDFNLMDAVGGPRGVVESVVPTLVFLVLYTITNELNMPLAISVGSSLVLIAIRAIQRIPVLPALGGLFAIALSAFIAWRSGQAANFFVWGLVTNAAYLAGLLISLALRWPALGLLIGFLRGDATGWRRGTSPEAIITRRRYTQITWMWVALFAARLTAQLPLYLANATEALGVARLFMGVPLFALIAWFTWMMVRSLPPADFAADLQSHQHPDQPEDPQ from the coding sequence ATGAGCAACAACAATGAGCAGGCCCCTGTAGGGTTGCGTGCCATCATCGAAGAAGACTTCAACCTGATGGATGCCGTGGGCGGCCCGCGTGGTGTGGTTGAGTCGGTGGTTCCCACGCTCGTGTTCCTCGTGTTGTACACGATCACGAACGAACTCAACATGCCGCTCGCTATCTCGGTGGGTTCCTCGCTCGTTCTTATCGCTATCCGGGCTATTCAACGTATTCCCGTTTTGCCGGCGCTCGGCGGCCTGTTCGCTATCGCGCTGTCTGCTTTTATCGCGTGGCGTAGCGGGCAGGCGGCAAACTTTTTCGTGTGGGGGCTCGTCACGAACGCGGCCTACCTGGCAGGCTTGCTGATTTCGCTTGCGCTGCGTTGGCCAGCACTCGGCCTGCTCATTGGATTTTTGCGCGGTGACGCGACCGGTTGGCGGCGGGGCACCAGCCCGGAGGCGATCATCACCCGGCGTAGATATACGCAGATCACGTGGATGTGGGTGGCGCTGTTTGCGGCGCGCCTGACCGCTCAACTGCCGCTCTATCTTGCCAACGCCACGGAGGCGCTGGGCGTGGCACGGCTTTTTATGGGTGTGCCACTGTTCGCGCTTATCGCATGGTTTACGTGGATGATGGTGCGAAGTCTTCCGCCTGCGGACTTTGCAGCAGATCTTCAATCACACCAACATCCGGACCAGCCTGAGGACCCACAATAA
- a CDS encoding potassium channel family protein — MHFVIMGCGRLGVSLAVGLEDLGHSVAVIDHNARAFSKLPQSFSGQQVTGTGFERDILRQAGIEEAAGFAAVSSGDNSNIIAARVVRETFGLSNVVARIYDSERAAVYSKMGIDVVVPIPWSTEQAMRKLIAHGPHIEHVDSATGAAVFYVDLHESWYGATVSDVERITGARCAYITRELTALLPQADTVIQDGDELRLIAHMSGAQTVQRICNHPLEEEQR, encoded by the coding sequence GTGCATTTTGTCATTATGGGTTGCGGGCGTCTCGGGGTCAGCCTCGCAGTGGGATTGGAAGACCTTGGCCACTCGGTGGCTGTCATTGATCACAACGCACGCGCGTTTTCCAAGTTGCCGCAATCGTTTAGTGGCCAGCAGGTCACCGGAACCGGTTTTGAACGCGATATTCTCCGCCAAGCAGGCATCGAGGAAGCCGCCGGTTTCGCAGCGGTTTCGAGTGGCGACAACTCGAATATCATCGCCGCGCGCGTGGTACGTGAAACATTCGGTCTGAGCAACGTCGTCGCACGGATTTACGATTCTGAACGTGCCGCCGTCTATTCGAAAATGGGGATCGACGTCGTCGTCCCTATCCCGTGGTCGACAGAACAGGCAATGCGCAAGCTCATCGCCCACGGCCCGCACATCGAACACGTCGATTCGGCAACAGGGGCCGCAGTGTTTTACGTCGACCTCCACGAATCATGGTACGGCGCAACAGTGAGCGACGTGGAACGGATTACGGGGGCACGATGTGCTTACATCACGCGCGAACTCACCGCTCTCCTACCCCAAGCAGACACGGTCATCCAAGACGGCGACGAGCTGCGGCTCATCGCCCACATGTCAGGAGCGCAGACTGTTCAACGCATCTGTAATCACCCGCTGGAAGAAGAACAAAGATGA
- the sepH gene encoding septation protein SepH, whose product MIELELLGLTDGQQLSLNDSEGNRYVLPITDELRAALRTDISSDDAEPKPITPREIQAHFRAGLSIAEVSEISSLPPSQLKGLAFPIFAEREYTAQLARSYRLGQDVGGMTLEELVTSRLVARQVDATAVTWDAYRDKGEMWTLAARYPSEGREHTALWNVDTKAQTLHARNDEAKRLTESQIPADPWRAPASSVAPTSESVAGAGEARGDSATKEESTQPSADKISALDAQPVSTSNPVDIDSMLASLNSKRGTSQPMPDDADEPEFAGAHPAHSEPEAATDATVLELPSNEGEPASDQQEIPGVVDKETLENAQQEKGKAKKKKGRRDRPAMPSWDEIVFGYSKDR is encoded by the coding sequence ATGATCGAGCTCGAACTGCTGGGGTTGACGGACGGGCAACAGCTTAGTCTCAACGACTCCGAAGGCAACCGCTACGTGTTGCCGATTACTGACGAGCTTCGCGCTGCGCTACGCACCGATATTTCGAGCGACGACGCCGAACCAAAACCCATTACGCCACGGGAGATTCAGGCGCATTTTAGAGCGGGTCTGTCGATTGCTGAAGTATCGGAAATCTCATCACTTCCGCCCAGCCAGCTCAAAGGTCTGGCCTTCCCCATTTTCGCGGAACGTGAATACACCGCCCAGTTGGCCCGTTCGTACCGGCTGGGCCAAGACGTGGGTGGAATGACTCTCGAGGAACTCGTGACCTCCCGCTTGGTTGCTCGCCAGGTTGATGCGACGGCGGTGACGTGGGACGCGTACCGCGACAAGGGCGAAATGTGGACTCTTGCCGCGCGCTACCCCAGTGAGGGTCGGGAACACACGGCCCTGTGGAACGTCGACACGAAGGCGCAGACTCTGCATGCACGTAATGACGAAGCGAAGCGGCTCACGGAAAGTCAGATACCTGCTGATCCGTGGCGCGCTCCGGCGTCGTCGGTTGCACCTACGTCCGAATCTGTTGCCGGTGCAGGCGAAGCCCGCGGTGACTCGGCCACGAAAGAAGAGTCTACGCAGCCGAGTGCGGATAAGATTTCTGCACTCGATGCCCAGCCGGTGTCGACGTCGAACCCTGTCGATATCGATTCGATGCTCGCTTCACTTAATTCGAAGCGGGGCACATCTCAGCCCATGCCAGACGACGCCGACGAGCCGGAATTCGCAGGTGCGCACCCAGCACATTCAGAGCCGGAAGCAGCCACTGACGCAACCGTGTTAGAGCTACCCAGCAACGAAGGCGAGCCCGCATCTGATCAGCAAGAAATCCCGGGCGTTGTGGATAAAGAAACGCTTGAGAATGCCCAGCAAGAAAAGGGTAAGGCGAAGAAAAAGAAGGGGCGCCGGGATCGGCCTGCCATGCCGTCATGGGATGAGATCGTGTTCGGCTATTCGAAAGACAGGTAG
- a CDS encoding potassium channel family protein → MNILIAGAGSVGRLVAKDMTADGHHVTIIDVKHEAMRVASVPQADWVLGDACDVHTLTAAGAGGADAVVATTGDDKANLVISLLAKTEFGVPRVIARVSHQANAWLFDETWGVDVAVSTPHIMSEIIEEAITTGRLVRRMQFQSGASLYQGTVAPGSEITRAPLGSYTLPPDIVITTIIRDGVPLAAAPDMSIEAADQLIFIVGPQAGPDVGVIEDLLQSPQAEDFAPSST, encoded by the coding sequence ATGAACATTCTCATCGCAGGCGCCGGATCGGTTGGGCGGCTCGTCGCAAAAGACATGACAGCCGACGGCCACCACGTCACAATCATCGACGTGAAGCATGAGGCCATGCGAGTGGCTTCCGTACCGCAGGCAGACTGGGTGCTCGGCGACGCCTGCGACGTCCACACGCTGACCGCCGCGGGGGCCGGCGGTGCCGACGCCGTCGTCGCAACAACCGGTGACGACAAGGCGAACCTTGTCATATCCCTGCTCGCCAAAACCGAATTCGGCGTACCACGAGTCATCGCTCGAGTCTCACATCAGGCCAACGCGTGGTTGTTCGATGAGACGTGGGGTGTCGACGTCGCCGTGTCAACACCGCACATCATGTCCGAAATCATCGAAGAAGCGATTACCACCGGCCGGCTCGTGCGCCGAATGCAGTTCCAATCCGGCGCCAGCCTGTATCAGGGTACCGTTGCTCCCGGATCTGAGATAACCCGTGCGCCTCTAGGTAGCTACACGCTGCCGCCCGATATCGTCATCACAACAATTATTCGCGACGGCGTGCCGCTCGCGGCCGCACCGGATATGAGTATCGAGGCCGCAGATCAACTGATTTTTATTGTGGGTCCTCAGGCTGGTCCGGATGTTGGTGTGATTGAAGATCTGCTGCAAAGTCCGCAGGCGGAAGACTTCGCACCATCATCCACGTAA
- a CDS encoding DNA gyrase/topoisomerase IV subunit A, which translates to MAKTKEQVVDIDVSKEMRTSFLEYSYSVIYARALPDARDGLKPVQRRILFQMDRMGLRPDKGHVKSSRVIGDVMGRLHPHGDTAIYDATVRLAQPFTMRLPMVDGHGNFGSLDDGPAAPRYTEVRLAPAALAMTASLDEDVVDMVPNYDNTYMQPEVLPAAIPNLLVNGSSGIAVGMATNMAPHNLTEVVAGARFLLDNPDASLEDLMRYIPGPDLPEGGKIVGLDGVRQAYETGRGIFRTRATAHIENISARKKGIIFTELPYLVGPEKVIDKIKDGVHNKKLQGISGVQNLTDRHHGTRLVIEVKNSFDPEAVLADLYKYTPLEESFGINNVALVDGEPRTLGLKELLQVFLDHRLEVTRRRTNFRLNKAKDRLHLVEGLLIAILDIDEVIAVIRSSDDSAIAKDRLMKVFDLSELQAEYILELRLRRLTKFSQIELESERSELLDTIAQLTEILESDVRLRALVSDELAQVSREFGTPRRTVLLESDVVASSSRTGAKLTDDPCWVVLSADGLIARIGSDVEPARTGPRAAHDTVRSKVATTNLAQVGVVTSDGAVLRLDVADIPAIPATETAPSLSGGAPVSELILMGKGASVVGLVPLGEDAPVLGVATAGGKIKRVKPDIPEKGALSIIKLADGDRVIGAMPAGDDDQIVLVTSNAQLLRFSAGDVRPQGPAGQGVAGIRLADDARVIAFGVVPSNDLAGHAVVTIAGSSGSIPGAVPGTAKVTPIDRFPSKGRATGGVRAHRFLTGEDMLQLAWVGEMPTRATGQRGKPVQLPDVDERRDGSGEQLSSVVHAIG; encoded by the coding sequence ATGGCGAAGACCAAAGAGCAGGTTGTCGATATTGACGTGTCGAAAGAAATGCGCACGTCCTTTCTCGAATATTCGTATTCGGTTATCTACGCTCGCGCACTTCCCGACGCGCGTGACGGCCTGAAACCGGTACAGCGCCGCATCCTGTTCCAGATGGATCGGATGGGTTTGCGCCCGGATAAGGGTCACGTGAAATCTTCGCGCGTGATCGGTGATGTCATGGGCCGCCTCCACCCTCATGGCGACACGGCGATTTACGACGCAACGGTCCGCCTTGCACAGCCGTTTACGATGCGCCTGCCGATGGTGGACGGGCACGGAAACTTCGGTTCGCTCGACGACGGGCCGGCAGCCCCGCGTTACACCGAAGTACGGTTGGCTCCGGCTGCACTGGCGATGACGGCGTCGCTAGACGAAGATGTCGTCGACATGGTGCCCAACTATGACAACACGTACATGCAGCCGGAGGTTCTTCCCGCTGCCATCCCAAACCTGCTTGTCAACGGTTCTTCAGGCATTGCCGTCGGCATGGCCACGAATATGGCTCCCCACAACCTGACCGAGGTTGTTGCCGGCGCACGCTTCCTGCTCGACAACCCGGATGCCTCACTGGAAGATCTCATGCGCTACATTCCCGGCCCTGACCTGCCCGAAGGCGGAAAAATCGTTGGTTTAGACGGGGTCCGCCAAGCCTACGAAACCGGCCGCGGGATTTTCCGCACGCGCGCTACGGCCCATATTGAAAACATTTCGGCGCGCAAGAAGGGCATTATTTTTACTGAACTGCCCTACCTCGTCGGTCCTGAAAAGGTGATCGACAAGATCAAGGACGGGGTCCACAACAAGAAGCTCCAGGGTATTTCTGGAGTTCAGAATCTGACCGATCGGCATCATGGGACACGCCTGGTCATCGAAGTGAAGAATTCCTTCGACCCGGAAGCCGTACTTGCAGATCTGTACAAGTACACGCCCTTAGAAGAGTCTTTCGGTATTAATAACGTGGCCCTGGTTGATGGCGAACCCCGCACGCTCGGCCTGAAAGAACTGCTACAGGTCTTTTTGGACCACCGCCTTGAGGTGACTCGCCGGCGGACGAACTTCCGGCTCAACAAGGCCAAAGACCGCCTCCACCTTGTTGAAGGCTTGCTCATCGCGATTCTCGATATTGACGAGGTCATCGCCGTCATCCGCTCATCCGATGATTCTGCGATCGCTAAAGATCGGCTCATGAAAGTGTTCGACCTGAGTGAACTGCAAGCCGAGTACATTCTTGAGCTACGGCTTCGCAGACTAACGAAGTTTAGTCAGATCGAACTCGAATCAGAACGCTCCGAGTTGTTGGACACCATTGCCCAGCTCACCGAGATTTTGGAATCCGATGTCCGCCTGAGAGCCCTCGTGTCTGATGAGCTCGCACAGGTCTCCCGTGAGTTCGGCACACCCCGCAGAACTGTACTGTTAGAGTCTGACGTCGTTGCATCGTCCTCCCGGACGGGGGCCAAGCTCACGGACGATCCGTGCTGGGTGGTGCTCTCTGCTGACGGGCTCATTGCCCGCATTGGAAGCGACGTCGAACCGGCACGTACCGGCCCACGTGCGGCACACGACACGGTGCGGTCCAAAGTGGCAACTACCAATCTTGCTCAGGTGGGCGTGGTGACCTCGGACGGCGCCGTGCTGCGTCTCGACGTGGCTGACATCCCGGCGATTCCTGCCACCGAAACTGCCCCCAGTTTGAGCGGTGGTGCACCGGTGAGTGAACTCATCCTCATGGGTAAGGGAGCATCCGTCGTCGGTCTCGTTCCTCTTGGCGAGGACGCACCTGTACTCGGCGTCGCCACTGCCGGCGGGAAGATCAAACGCGTCAAGCCCGATATTCCAGAAAAAGGTGCGCTGAGCATTATTAAGCTTGCTGACGGCGACCGCGTGATCGGTGCGATGCCAGCGGGCGACGACGATCAGATTGTGCTCGTAACATCGAATGCTCAACTCTTGCGCTTCAGCGCTGGCGACGTCCGCCCGCAAGGGCCCGCAGGGCAAGGTGTTGCCGGCATTCGCCTTGCCGACGACGCGCGAGTCATCGCGTTCGGCGTCGTACCATCCAATGATCTTGCCGGGCATGCTGTTGTCACGATCGCCGGCTCAAGCGGTTCGATTCCGGGAGCCGTGCCGGGCACAGCGAAAGTTACTCCGATCGACCGCTTCCCCTCGAAAGGCCGAGCAACAGGCGGAGTACGTGCACACAGGTTCCTCACCGGAGAAGACATGCTACAGCTCGCTTGGGTGGGCGAAATGCCTACCCGTGCCACAGGCCAGCGCGGCAAGCCCGTGCAGCTTCCCGACGTCGACGAACGCAGAGATGGTTCCGGGGAGCAATTATCGAGCGTCGTTCACGCGATTGGGTAG
- a CDS encoding APC family permease: MAVIVPQIVLRAMSYSQRSTGALVALVVGFITTTAALWFSRRMGEQAPRRPSHQLAERNIARWAAFLVAAARIFAYSLLIILGIELAVTAVETVTSISWGAWLDPILILVVAVPALLGWARKPRLIMLCAGLALIMLGALLVYGLVQEAIGAIDFENIRLARKEAYSTPGVYDDAWPFVEAAVGGAALGAVASLISERILDPQQNRWVPAKTMARLMAVAFLAVAVTLYFVVALKMPGHRVAIPSLSMAYAFFGPGLQAVLAAVYALLGLCVASASYGQLPRLLRELALDGLLPRRLQAADAVMPRRLIIATISVLAAVVTLVLDSTRSVSLVFVLTMYIVVAMTCLAMVARARRTLQVSVDSVQRKQARVNAWAFGAYALLAITVVIAVIIARPKWAFYGSAALLVPVIFLMTYARGQDKREAQLELASISAGRTLPTRVHGVVIIERVDEAAIQAVTWARALRLSSLTAIAVDVNPAQTDQIRTAWKEAMIPVDLTILGEPQGALRGPVIEYVRARLAEHPRDLIQIIVPRVISTSVWDRFFLHHSTPRVISSLRHEPGVLISEAPYRLGDDD; encoded by the coding sequence ATGGCAGTGATCGTGCCCCAGATCGTTTTGCGTGCGATGTCATATTCGCAAAGATCGACCGGCGCCCTTGTGGCGCTCGTTGTTGGCTTCATCACCACCACCGCAGCCTTGTGGTTTAGCCGGAGAATGGGCGAGCAGGCTCCCCGCAGACCTTCCCACCAACTTGCCGAACGTAACATTGCACGCTGGGCGGCATTCTTGGTGGCGGCAGCCCGTATTTTCGCCTATTCACTGCTCATCATTTTGGGCATCGAGCTTGCGGTTACTGCGGTGGAAACCGTGACGTCGATTTCGTGGGGAGCGTGGCTTGATCCGATTCTTATTTTGGTGGTGGCCGTACCCGCGCTACTCGGGTGGGCACGCAAACCACGGCTGATCATGCTGTGTGCTGGCTTAGCCCTGATCATGCTTGGCGCTCTGCTCGTCTACGGGCTCGTTCAAGAGGCGATCGGGGCGATCGACTTCGAAAACATTAGGCTGGCGCGCAAGGAAGCCTACTCCACCCCAGGAGTCTATGATGACGCGTGGCCGTTCGTTGAAGCTGCTGTCGGGGGAGCGGCACTGGGCGCGGTAGCCTCGTTGATCAGCGAACGTATTTTGGATCCGCAGCAAAACCGATGGGTTCCGGCTAAAACAATGGCGCGCTTAATGGCGGTGGCTTTCCTTGCGGTTGCAGTCACGCTGTACTTCGTGGTCGCGCTGAAAATGCCCGGGCACCGGGTTGCGATCCCATCGCTGTCCATGGCATACGCGTTCTTTGGGCCTGGACTGCAAGCAGTGCTCGCGGCCGTCTATGCGCTACTTGGCTTGTGCGTGGCGAGCGCATCTTACGGGCAACTGCCGCGCCTGCTTCGCGAACTCGCCTTAGATGGCCTGCTACCACGGCGTCTGCAGGCTGCCGACGCCGTCATGCCGCGCCGGCTCATCATCGCCACAATCAGTGTGCTCGCCGCAGTTGTCACGCTCGTCCTTGATTCGACGAGGTCGGTATCTTTAGTTTTCGTGCTCACGATGTACATCGTGGTCGCCATGACATGCCTAGCCATGGTGGCACGCGCTCGCCGGACACTCCAGGTCTCAGTCGATTCCGTGCAGCGCAAGCAAGCTCGGGTAAACGCGTGGGCATTTGGCGCATACGCGCTACTTGCGATCACGGTGGTGATCGCGGTGATCATAGCCCGGCCCAAATGGGCGTTTTACGGCAGCGCCGCCCTGCTCGTGCCGGTCATCTTCCTCATGACCTACGCGCGCGGGCAAGATAAGCGGGAAGCCCAGCTCGAACTGGCCTCAATATCCGCCGGCCGTACACTCCCTACCCGCGTACACGGCGTCGTCATCATTGAAAGGGTGGACGAGGCGGCGATCCAGGCCGTCACGTGGGCGCGTGCGCTACGGCTGTCCTCGCTCACCGCGATAGCGGTCGACGTGAACCCCGCTCAAACGGACCAGATTCGCACGGCGTGGAAAGAAGCCATGATCCCGGTGGATCTCACTATTTTGGGCGAGCCGCAAGGGGCGTTGCGTGGCCCGGTCATTGAATATGTGCGAGCAAGGCTCGCTGAACATCCTCGTGACCTCATCCAAATCATTGTTCCGCGCGTGATCTCAACGAGTGTGTGGGATCGTTTCTTCTTGCACCATTCCACGCCGCGCGTCATCTCCTCGCTACGGCACGAGCCGGGTGTGCTCATCAGTGAAGCTCCGTACAGGTTGGGAGACGACGATTGA
- a CDS encoding DUF3710 domain-containing protein, which yields MWFFRKKKTSVPAETEDAEQGAASEVETPAPTTGPWDSGDIDDVGDRLDAGSLWIPIVPEASLQFSLDKARKQVLSVVYVKDGSALQLQAFAAPRSRGIWDDVRGDMRTSIANQGGSSQEVTGPFGAELQAQMPIPNSKNFAPHRFIGIDGPRWLLRVTIYGKAGSDEAAAGELLDIVKDVVVHRGQTPHPPRELLPLEMPDKVKKHQQAGSE from the coding sequence GTGTGGTTTTTCCGGAAGAAAAAGACATCCGTTCCAGCTGAGACCGAAGACGCCGAGCAAGGCGCCGCGTCAGAAGTTGAGACGCCGGCGCCCACCACTGGTCCGTGGGATAGTGGTGACATCGACGACGTCGGCGATCGCCTCGACGCCGGTTCGCTGTGGATTCCTATCGTTCCGGAAGCCTCACTCCAGTTTTCTTTAGACAAGGCACGCAAGCAGGTGCTGAGCGTGGTTTACGTCAAAGACGGGTCCGCGCTCCAATTGCAGGCGTTCGCAGCGCCCAGGTCGCGAGGCATTTGGGACGACGTTCGTGGAGACATGCGCACGTCAATCGCCAACCAGGGCGGTTCTTCTCAGGAGGTAACCGGCCCCTTTGGTGCAGAATTACAGGCTCAGATGCCCATTCCGAATTCGAAAAACTTCGCACCGCACAGGTTTATTGGGATTGATGGGCCAAGGTGGCTGCTACGCGTCACGATCTACGGGAAGGCGGGCTCTGACGAAGCTGCCGCAGGCGAGCTACTCGACATCGTGAAAGATGTTGTTGTGCACCGCGGGCAAACCCCGCATCCACCTCGCGAATTGTTGCCGCTTGAGATGCCGGACAAGGTGAAGAAGCACCAGCAAGCTGGCAGTGAGTAG
- a CDS encoding alkaline phosphatase family protein, whose product MSLEAKLAGAVLPASRNLSGVLPSALAAIGAPEGQKVFDFPAASRACVVLADGLGFHQLHGRIGHAPNLRAFGVDNFITTVAPSTTAAGITAFGTGQLPGTTAMAGYSLRVPNSSTTFNLISWDHPDLNPATWQRQPTLFERSSADLVKIQPKKYVDSGLTLAALRGGRTAVAQSLPSRVDAAVDELAQGADLVYLYWDRIDSVGHRSGWTSPQWTAELEFFDAEFGRLLSMLPADTLVIVTADHGMVDTTEQVDIRDFDDLATGVDVVAGESRAVQVYTDTPDEVADRWAHFFGDDAWVVTKTEVIESGMFGTVNEFTRAAIGDVFAFAKGGLAIVDSQFQSPGALSLVGVHGSLTDQEMHIPLAVGLV is encoded by the coding sequence GTGAGCCTGGAAGCGAAGCTCGCCGGGGCAGTATTGCCGGCGTCGCGCAACCTATCTGGAGTGCTCCCTAGTGCGCTGGCTGCAATAGGTGCGCCGGAAGGGCAGAAGGTTTTCGATTTTCCTGCCGCCTCACGAGCGTGTGTGGTTCTGGCTGACGGCCTAGGTTTCCATCAGCTTCATGGCCGTATTGGGCACGCCCCGAACTTGCGCGCATTCGGGGTTGATAACTTTATTACCACGGTCGCGCCGTCGACCACCGCGGCCGGCATTACCGCATTCGGCACGGGCCAGCTTCCAGGGACCACGGCGATGGCAGGTTATTCTCTGCGCGTCCCGAACAGCTCAACGACTTTCAACCTCATTTCGTGGGATCACCCGGATCTGAATCCGGCCACTTGGCAACGCCAGCCCACCCTGTTTGAACGCTCCAGTGCGGACCTCGTGAAGATCCAACCGAAAAAGTATGTGGATTCTGGGCTTACGCTTGCCGCACTGCGCGGTGGCCGTACGGCGGTTGCGCAGAGTCTTCCTTCGCGTGTTGACGCTGCTGTCGACGAGCTTGCACAGGGAGCAGACCTCGTTTACCTCTATTGGGATCGCATCGATTCGGTCGGCCATCGCTCGGGGTGGACATCCCCGCAGTGGACAGCCGAATTAGAGTTTTTTGACGCCGAATTTGGGCGCCTTCTTAGCATGCTTCCCGCAGATACGCTCGTGATTGTGACCGCCGATCACGGAATGGTCGATACTACCGAGCAGGTTGACATTCGGGACTTCGACGATCTTGCCACAGGTGTCGACGTCGTTGCCGGTGAATCACGCGCAGTCCAGGTGTACACGGACACGCCCGACGAGGTCGCAGACCGCTGGGCTCACTTCTTCGGCGACGACGCCTGGGTTGTCACAAAGACCGAGGTCATAGAGTCGGGTATGTTCGGCACGGTGAACGAATTTACTCGCGCCGCCATCGGGGACGTGTTCGCTTTCGCCAAGGGCGGGCTCGCTATTGTCGATTCACAGTTCCAATCGCCCGGCGCACTGAGCCTCGTTGGAGTACACGGCTCGCTGACCGACCAGGAGATGCACATCCCGCTGGCGGTCGGGCTCGTGTAG